From the genome of bacterium, one region includes:
- a CDS encoding TIGR03617 family F420-dependent LLM class oxidoreductase: protein MKLVTNLVVDSLQDVAEPAKRIEELGFEALYISERKHDPFLQLSVAATATSRIRLGPEIALAFPRNPMVLAYSSWDLQNATNGRFVLGLGTQVKAHNERRFGLEWKSPGPKLREYILAIRAIWDCFQNDTPLNFAGDFFQFNLMTPMFNPGPLDGPPPPIYVGAVNPWNCRMAGEVADGFHCHGFHTAKTLRENVISNIEQGLEQSGRTRGDFTITSPVMAIMGDSDEELDKMRERVREMIGFYGATSFYKAMFEAHDWDETFIRLRNKSRNNEWDTMADEISDEMVDEIAVTGTYEQIPGLLKEKYDDMLDEVLIYFGEPEKGDPETWRRLIGAFKETAA from the coding sequence TTGAAACTGGTAACCAATCTCGTTGTGGACTCGCTGCAAGATGTCGCTGAACCCGCGAAACGAATCGAGGAACTCGGATTCGAAGCTCTGTACATCTCCGAGCGCAAACACGACCCCTTCCTGCAGCTTTCGGTGGCAGCGACAGCGACCAGTCGCATCCGACTGGGCCCTGAAATCGCACTGGCGTTTCCGCGCAACCCCATGGTCCTCGCCTATTCCTCCTGGGATCTACAGAACGCGACCAACGGTCGCTTCGTGCTCGGCCTGGGTACTCAGGTCAAGGCGCATAACGAGCGCCGCTTTGGTCTGGAATGGAAATCCCCTGGCCCGAAACTACGGGAGTACATTCTGGCGATTCGCGCCATCTGGGACTGCTTCCAGAACGACACCCCGCTCAATTTCGCCGGGGACTTTTTCCAGTTCAACCTCATGACGCCCATGTTCAATCCAGGCCCACTCGACGGACCACCGCCCCCGATCTATGTCGGAGCCGTCAACCCGTGGAATTGCCGGATGGCCGGCGAGGTCGCCGACGGCTTTCACTGCCATGGCTTTCATACGGCCAAAACCCTGCGCGAGAACGTCATCAGCAACATCGAACAAGGGCTTGAACAGTCCGGTCGGACGCGCGGCGATTTCACGATCACTTCGCCCGTGATGGCCATCATGGGAGACAGCGACGAAGAACTCGACAAGATGCGGGAACGGGTACGCGAAATGATCGGATTCTATGGCGCTACGAGTTTTTACAAAGCCATGTTCGAGGCCCATGACTGGGACGAGACTTTCATTCGGCTGAGGAATAAGAGTCGAAACAACGAATGGGACACGATGGCGGACGAAATCAGCGACGAGATGGTCGACGAAATCGCAGTCACCGGAACCTACGAACAGATCCCGGGGCTTCTCAAAGAAAAGTACGACGACATGCTGGACGAAGTGCTGATCTACTTCGGCGAGCCGGAAAAAGGGGATCCGGAAACCTGGCGCCGCCTCATCGGGGCGTTCAAGGAAACAGCCGCCTAG
- a CDS encoding TetR/AcrR family transcriptional regulator, translated as MAKRKNLDSDNGSAPSRSLPSARTRKGERTLGAILDAAVEIVSSHGFAALSQEAAAKRAGISQSTLRHYFPTKDELVAACFHRSLAEMGESISAILDDPRADPVTQLEESIALHLGFILQGADGYFFESLAYWARNPQQRVLRDEWYQWLHRSYAAIVQRARPDCSPADCKGKSYQLLTLTLGAWITLSNSRPNLLRKQAAGLKQTLLEAARAIVLGDTQAAS; from the coding sequence GTGGCCAAGCGAAAGAACCTCGACAGCGATAACGGAAGCGCTCCCAGTCGCAGCCTGCCTTCAGCGCGAACGCGAAAGGGCGAGCGCACGCTCGGGGCGATTCTCGACGCAGCGGTCGAGATTGTCTCGAGTCACGGGTTCGCGGCCCTCTCCCAGGAGGCTGCGGCCAAACGGGCAGGTATCTCCCAGAGCACTCTTCGGCACTACTTCCCGACGAAGGATGAATTGGTCGCGGCGTGCTTTCATCGATCGCTGGCGGAGATGGGTGAGTCGATCTCCGCGATCCTGGACGATCCCCGCGCCGACCCCGTCACGCAACTCGAAGAGAGCATCGCCTTGCATCTGGGCTTCATCCTGCAGGGCGCGGACGGCTACTTCTTCGAGAGCCTCGCGTATTGGGCACGGAATCCACAGCAGCGTGTTCTGCGCGACGAGTGGTACCAGTGGTTGCATCGATCCTACGCAGCCATTGTTCAACGCGCGCGGCCCGACTGCTCTCCGGCGGATTGCAAGGGAAAGTCCTACCAGCTGCTGACACTTACACTCGGGGCCTGGATCACGTTGAGCAACTCTCGACCCAATCTGCTTCGCAAGCAGGCGGCGGGGCTGAAGCAGACCCTGCTCGAAGCGGCGAGGGCTATAGTGCTGGGGGACACGCAAGCTGCGTCGTGA